Proteins co-encoded in one Brassica oleracea var. oleracea cultivar TO1000 chromosome C4, BOL, whole genome shotgun sequence genomic window:
- the LOC106338360 gene encoding uncharacterized protein LOC106338360, giving the protein MEVYIEDILFKSLEAEDHISHLQPAFSTLRKYNIKLNSVKCSFGVSSGKFLGYIIHLQTLRQISCLLWNPQNPKDFQWMDECESVPHELTAYLTTPPLLSKPLLGKVMLLYLAVSEHAVSAVLIREEGSKQIPIYYVLADFVAQFSSTLLPTLGQEVRLQSEAKEEGEWVMHVDGSSNVRGAGVGIVLTSPTGNTASRAVRCNFKVTNNESEYEALIAGLTLAHQMGEENIQVFSDSQLIINQVQSEYQSKNDSMIQYLAVAQQLIKKFKSCKLTQIPREQN; this is encoded by the exons ATGGAGGTTTACATCGAAGACATCTTGTTCAAGTCCCTAGAGGCTGAGGACCACATATCTCACCTGCAACCAGCCTTCTCCACTCTTCGGAAGTACAACATAAAGCTCAACTCAGTTAAATGCTCGTTCGGGGTCAGTTCTGGCAAGTTCCTCGGGTACATT ATTCATCTCCAGACTCTCCGACAAATCTCATGCCTTCTTTGGAACCCTCAAAACCCAAAGGACTTCCAGTGGATGGATGAGTGTGAATCCGTTCCCCATGAGCTAACGGCGTATCTCACCACTCCTCCTCTCCTATCCAAGCCACTGCTCGGCAAGGTCATGCTGCTATATCTAGCAGTCTCGGAGCACGCTGTAAGCGCCGTCCTAATACGCGAGGAGGGAAGCAAGCAAATACCAATCTACTAC GTCCTGGCAGATTTTGTGGCCCAATTCTCCTCGACCTTGCTCCCAACTCTGGGACAAGAAGTGCGCCTCCAAAGCGAAGCCAAGGAAGAGGGAGAATGGGTCATGCACGTTGATGGATCCAGCAACGTCAGAGGAGCCGGAGTTGGAATAGTGCTTACCTCACCGACCGGGAACACGGCCTCAAGGGCCGTGAGATGCAACTTCAAAGTAACCAACAACGAAAGCGAGTACGAGGCCCTAATTGCAGGACTAACACTTGCCCATCAAATGGGGGAAGAAAACATCCAGGTCTTCAGTGACTCCCAGCTAATAATCAACCAGGTGCAGAGTGAGTACCAATCAAAGAACGACAGCATGATCCAGTATCTGGCGGTCGCCCAGCAACTCATCAAGAAATTCAAGAGTTGCAAGCTCACTCAAATCCCCAGGGAACAAAACTAG